The sequence below is a genomic window from Vigna radiata var. radiata cultivar VC1973A unplaced genomic scaffold, Vradiata_ver6 scaffold_7, whole genome shotgun sequence.
CTTGGCTTCATGCTGACGTCTCAGGGGATTGAGGCCAGCCTAGACAAGTGCGAGGCTATCCTGAAGATGCCGAGCCCGACGACCTTGAAGGATATCCAAAGGTTGGTCGGACGTCTCACGGCTTTGTCCCGATTCATCCCGAAACTGGCTGAGCGGGCAAGGCCAAtcatgaagaagatgaagaaagaggCTCTTAGCAAATGGGATATGGAGTGCGAACAGGCCTTCGCCCAGGTAAAAGAGATCTTAATGAACCCGCCGATAATGAATCGCCTGGATGAGGGAGCGGAGTTGCACGTTTACTTGGGAGTTTCGGACACGACTATAAGTGTCGTTTTAGTCCAAGAGCTTCCGGCACCAAAGTTGGTGTATTTCGTTAGCCGCACGCTGCAAGATGCTGAGACTCGATATCGACAGGTGGAAAAAGTTGCTTTGGCCTTGCTCCATGCCGCACGGAGGCTGCGACCCTATTTCcagagccatcaggtggttgTCCGAACTAACCACCCAATCTCCAAGGTGCTAAGGAAGCCCGACCTGGCCGGACGGATGGTTGCGTGGGCAATAGAATTATCCGAATTCGGGATGCACTATGAACCTAGGGGTTCCATAAGGGGGCAACATCTCGCAGACTTCGCTGCTGAATTACCACCGACGGGAAACGACCTTTGGAGTTTATATGTTGACGGGGCGTTTGGTAAGAATGCAAGTGGGGCCGGCATCGTCCTCGAGGGGCCAAACGGTTTCCTTTTGGAGCACTCCCTTCTATTCAAATTCAGAACATCCAACAACCAGGCGGAGTATGAGGCCCTGGTGGCAGGCTTGGAACTGGCCAAGGATATGGGAGCTAAGAAGCTGATCTGTCGAACCGATTCCCAGTTGGTGGTCGGTCAGATGAACGGGAAATTCCAGGTAAAGGAGGACCACCTCTCCAAGTACTTCCATAAGGCCTCCGCATTGATGTCAGAATTCGAAGAGGCGGATATCCGACACATCCCCCGCGAGCAAAACACGAGGGCGGACATGTTGTCCAAATTATGTTCCGGTAAGGACAAAGGCCAGTTAACAACGGTTATCAGGCAGATTCTCCTGCAGCCGTCCGTCGAATGCCATGCGATTACCACGGATGCCGCCAACTGGAGGGGGGAGATTAGGGAGCTAATGAAGAAACAGGACGACGGATGCACCCTCCGGCCAGAAGAGACAAAAAGAATAGCTCGTTTCCTGTTAGTAGGCGGCGACATGTATAAGAGGGGATTCTCTACCCCCCTACTTAAGTGTGTGTCCCGAGAAGAAGCGCAGTACGTGATGGACGAGCTCCACAACGGAGTTTGCGGATTCCATTCGGGGCAAAGAACCCTGAAGGCCCGGATCCTAAGGGCCGGCTACTATTGGCCTACCATGGAAGAAGACTCCCGTATTTTCACCAAAAAATGTTTATGGTGCCAAGCGCACGCCAATGACCTCCGGGCCCCGCCCCATCTTTTGCATTTTATCACAGCCCCTTGGCCTTTCTCCCAATGGGGCATGGACATAGTAGGTCCTTTCCCGGTCGGTCCAGCACAGAAAAAATTCCTCTTGGTGGCAATCGATTATTTCACAAAGTGGGTGGAGGCCGAGCCTTTAGCCACTATAACGGCCGGCCAAGTACAGAAGTTTTGTTGGAAGCTGATTTGTAGGTTCGGCCTCCCTAAAACAATCATTACTGACAATGGAAGACAGTTCATAGATAAGAAGTTGAGGGAATTCTACCAAAACCTGGGAATTAAGCATGTGACGAGTTCGGTCGAACACCCCCAAACCAACGGGCAGGTAGAAGCCGTAAACAAAACTGTGGTGGCGGAGTTAAAAAGAAGATTGGGGGAGAAAAAGGCAGCATGGGTCGACGAGCTACCTGAAGTCTTATGGGGATACAGGTGTCACCCGCATGGAACGACGGGGGAAACCCCCTTTAACTTGACGTACAGCATCGATGCCATGCTCCCGGTGGAGTTGGGAGAACCGTCGTTAAGGAGGCAGATCGAGGATTTAGCTTTAAATGATCAAGAGCTCCGGGTCGAGCTCGACACGGTGGAGGAACGTCGCGACCGGGCGGCACTTCGTGGGATCCGTCCCTAAGTCGGGGGATCCGTCCCTTCCGATCGGCATATAGGGGTAAGGCGCTTATCCGCCCTCACCTAAGTATCGCTAAGGGATCCATCCCTTCTGATCGGCATATAAGCGAAAGGCATCTGCCTTCGCCTAGACAACGTCATGGGATCCGTCCCTTTTCGACCGGCCTTTACGTTAAGAATTGAGTAACGTTCGGGAAAAGCGCATACAACTTATTGAATAAAGTGGGGGACTCGTCTCCAGGTAACGACCGAGAGATAATATGTTTTCAATCTTGAGAGATAAAGTAAACAGCGAATAAAATGAAACATCAAACCAAATTTCAGTATTGATAATACTTTCCCCGGATCAAGGTATGAAGTATGGCTTACAAAAAACAAATCATCAGTGGGTCGAACCCCAAACACTAACTATTCCTAAGTGTTTAAGGGCCGACCGCactccaacaaaaaaaaaataccaaaaaacaGGTAAAACAAAGCAACAATTAAACTAAGTCCCGGCTATCTCATCGGGACGGTCTTCAATAACCTTGTCATCCACACCCCCCTCATTCCCAGCACCTCCATCGGTCGGTAAGGTCGCCCGCACAGGATCCATCTCTCCATAAACATCTTGATAGAGATTGAAGTCGTAGATCATCGGGTTCACCTTCATCAAAAACTCCACTTGGCGCAAGGCTTTGTTGAACCCTTCCTCATGCTCCAGCATAACCGTCGCATCCAATTGAGCAAAGTCTTCCTTGACTTGAACCAGCTCGGCCTCCTTCTTCTTCTGGGCATCACCGGCAGCGAGTAAGTCCTGGGTCAATCGTTCGCTCTGGGCAGCCAGTTCATCCCCCCTCTTGCCCAGACGAAGAACCTCAACCTTCAGCTTGCGGTTATCCTCGGCCAAACCGGTCTCACGGGTCTGGGCTGCCGTCAAAGCATTCTTGGAAGTGGTCAGCTGAAGCTTGGCCTCTTCCAAGTCCGC
It includes:
- the LOC106753737 gene encoding uncharacterized protein LOC106753737 — protein: MGDEKRRAVEEEVRKLKEAGFIKEVTYTTWLANVVMVKKANGKWRMCTDYTDLNKACPKDSYPLPSIDTLVDDASGHKILSFLDAYSGYNQIPMHSPDREKTAFMSDRANYCYEVMPFGLKNAGATYQRLMDRVLAKQIGRCMDVYIDDMVVRSPDEQRHLRDLEEVFDEVRRYGMRLNPAKCPFGVSRGKFLGFMLTSQGIEASLDKCEAILKMPSPTTLKDIQRLVGRLTALSRFIPKLAERARPIMKKMKKEALSKWDMECEQAFAQVKEILMNPPIMNRLDEGAELHVYLGVSDTTISVVLVQELPAPKLVYFVSRTLQDAETRYRQVEKVALALLHAARRLRPYFQSHQVVVRTNHPISKVLRKPDLAGRMVAWAIELSEFGMHYEPRGSIRGQHLADFAAELPPTGNDLWSLYVDGAFGKNASGAGIVLEGPNGFLLEHSLLFKFRTSNNQAEYEALVAGLELAKDMGAKKLICRTDSQLVVGQMNGKFQVKEDHLSKYFHKASALMSEFEEADIRHIPREQNTRADMLSKLCSGKDKGQLTTVIRQILLQPSVECHAITTDAANWRGEIRELMKKQDDGCTLRPEETKRIARFLLVGGDMYKRGFSTPLLKCVSREEAQYVMDELHNGVCGFHSGQRTLKARILRAGYYWPTMEEDSRIFTKKCLWCQAHANDLRAPPHLLHFITAPWPFSQWGMDIVGPFPVGPAQKKFLLVAIDYFTKWVEAEPLATITAGQVQKFCWKLICRFGLPKTIITDNGRQFIDKKLREFYQNLGIKHVTSSVEHPQTNGQVEAVNKTVVAELKRRLGEKKAAWVDELPEVLWGYRCHPHGTTGETPFNLTYSIDAMLPVELGEPSLRRQIEDLALNDQELRVELDTVEERRDRAALRGIRP